From Cannabis sativa cultivar Pink pepper isolate KNU-18-1 chromosome 8, ASM2916894v1, whole genome shotgun sequence, a single genomic window includes:
- the LOC115701146 gene encoding glutamyl-tRNA(Gln) amidotransferase subunit A, chloroplastic/mitochondrial: protein MLSTMHPPRSLSCFPSSPISLLRHHTSFNFKALSSLSTQPLTPTDTQASQSSQILNLRHSLLSRKLTATQLVNSFLTRLRLTEPSLKSFLHVSDSLLRQAQELDDKINRNEELGPLAGVLVGVKDNICTSDMPSTGGSRVLDGYRPPFDATAVRKIKEQGGIIVGKTNLDEFGMGSTTEASAYQVTANPWDVSRVPGGSSGGSAAAVSARQCMVSLGSDTGGSVRQPASFCGVVGLKPTYGRVSRFGLMAYASSLDVIGCFGSSVADAGILLHAISGHDRLDATSSKQEVPDFTSLISSINFSESKPLKGLRVGLIRETIDEGVDHGVTTVIRGAASHLEELGCSVSEVSLPSFSLGLPSYYILASSESSSNLSRYDGVRYGNQAAADELNSLYGDSRAKGFGNEVKMRILMGTYALSAGYYDAYYKRAQQVRTIIRKSFKTALDEHDILISPASPSAAYKIGEKKNDPLAMYAGDIMTVNVNLAGLPALVLPCGFVEGGSAGLPVGLQMIGAAFDEGKLLKVGHIFEQTLKNSRFVPPLIADE from the exons ATGTTATCCACTATGCACCCTCCTcgctctctctcttgcttcccCTCCAGCCCAATCTCCCTCCTCCGCCACCACACCTCCTTCAACTTCAAAGCCCTCTCTTCCCTATCCACGCAGCCTCTCACCCCCACTGACACTCAAGCATCTCAGTCCTCCCAAATCCTCAACCTTCGCCACTCCCTCCTCTCCCGAAAGCTCACTGCTACTCAACTTGTCAACTCCTTCCTCACTCGCCTTCGTCTCACTGAGCCCTCTCTCAAGTCCTTTCTCCACGTATCTGACTCCCTCTTGCGCCAGGCACAAGAGCTTGATGACAAAATCAATAGGAATGAGGAGCTGGGTCCCTTGGCTGGGGTCCTCGTTGGTGTTAAGGACAATATTTGTACCTCTGACATGCCTTCCACTGGTGGCTCTCGCGTTCTGGATGGTTATAGGCCACCGTTTGATGCCACTGCGGTGAGGAAGATCAAGGAGCAAGGTGGAATCATTGTGGGCAAGACTAATTTGGATGAGTTCGGTATGGGTAGCACTACTGAAGCCTCTGCTTATcag GTGACTGCAAACCCGTGGGATGTTTCTAGGGTTCCTGGAGGATCGTCTGGAGGCTCTGCGGCTGCTGTTTCTGCTAGACAGTGTATGGTCTCCCTGGGAAGTGATACTGGTGGAAGTGTAAGACAGCCAGCTTCATTCTGTGGTGTTGTTGGGTTGAAGCCCACGTATGGACGGGTTTCAAGGTTTGGACTAATGGCATATGCATCCTCACTTGATGTCATTGGCTGCTTTGGTTCATCTGTTGCAGATGCTGGTATTCTTCTCCATGCAATTTCTGGTCATGATAGACTTGATGCTACTAGTAGCAAACAA GAGGTTCCCGACTTCACTTCTCTTAtttcttcaattaatttttCGGAATCTAAGCCTTTGAAGGGGTTGAGAGTTGGCCTTATCCGTGAAACTATTGATGAAGGTGTTGATCATGGAGTAACTACTGTTATCCGTGGTGCTGCTTCACATCTTGAAGAATTAGGATGCTCTGTGTCAGAG GTTTCTTTACCATCTTTCTCCCTTGGGTTGCCATCCTACTATATTCTTGCTTCCTCTGAATCATCTTCTAACCTATCACGTTATGATGGCGTGAG GTATGGAAATCAAGCTGCTGCTGATGAATTAAACTCTCTATATGGGGATTCCCGAGCCAAGGGATTTGGTAATGAG GTCAAAATGAGGATTTTAATGGGAACATATGCACTTTCTGCTGGTTATTATGATGCATATTACAAGCGTGCCCAGCAG GTAAGAACCATTATACGGAAAAGCTTTAAGACTGCTCTTGATGAACACGACATTTTGATTTCACCTGCTTCCCCATCTGCTGCTTATAAGATTG GTGAAAAGAAAAACGACCCGTTGGCAATGTATGCAGGCGATATAATGACA GTCAATGTTAACTTAGCTGGTCTACCGGCATTGGTTTTGCCTTGTGGATTTGTGGAAGGAGGGTCAGCAGGCCTTCCTGTTGGTCTTCAAATGATTGGTGCTGCATTTGATGAG GGAAAATTGCTGAAAGTGGGTCATATTTTCGAGCAGACCCTTAAAAATAGCAGATTCGTTCCTCCGCTAATAGCAGATGAATGA
- the LOC115699401 gene encoding pentatricopeptide repeat-containing protein At3g57430, chloroplastic — protein MSTHSHSYTHVLYPLPWLPISSSTQTPPKRARILNHSTATKPIIHSPSSSSQPWIESLRFQVRSNLFREAISTYIHITSTGIPPDNFAFPAILKAATALHDLDLGKQIHSHVVKFGYQSSSVAVANTLVNVYGKCGDIDDACKVFERITERDQVSWNSMIAAFCRFQEWELALEAFRSMLREENVVPSSFTLVSVAHACSNLDKHRGLWLGKQVHGYSLRNGDRKTFTINALIAMYAKLRRVDDSIALFQLFEDRDLVSWNTMISSLSQNDRFVEALVFLHKMVLAGFKLDGVTIASVLPACSHLEMLDLGKEIHAYAMRNDNLVRNSYVGSALVDMYCNCRLVESGRRVFDSILERRIALWNAMITGYAQNEHDEEALSLFLEMYAVSGISPNATTMSSIVPACVRCEDFSDKESIHGYVVKMGFASDRYVQNALMDMYSRMGKIEISKKIFESMKERDIVSWNTMITGYVICGYHDEALNLLHEMQLGSGELKDEKGIRLKPNSVTLMTILPGCAALSALAKGKEIHAYAIRHLLASDVAVGSALVDMYAKCGSLNVASAVFNEMPIRNVITWNVLIMAYGMHGRAKEALELFDNMMVERVNNKEVRPSEVTFIAVFAACSHSGMVSEGLKLFHRMKEDYGVEPIPDHYACVVDLLGRAGKVEEAFQLINTMPSNFDKAGAWSSLLGACRIHQNVEIGEIAAENLLQLEPNVASHYVLLSNIYASAGLWDKAMNIRRMMKEMGVKKEPGCSWIEFGDKVHKFLAGDGSHPQSEQLHEFLETLSVRMKKEGYVPDTSCVLHDVEEEAKETLLCGHSEKLAIAFGILNTPPGTTIRVTKNLRVCNDCHAASKVISKIVNREIILRDVRRFHHFKNGTCSCGDYW, from the coding sequence ATGTCAACCCATAGCCATAGTTATACTCACGTACTCTATCCACTCCCATGGCTACCCATCTCTAGTTCTACGCAAACACCTCCAAAACGAGCTCGTATACTAAACCACTCCACCGCTACTAAACCCATAATTCACTCACCCTCTTCCTCTTCCCAACCATGGATCGAATCACTGCGATTTCAGGTCCGTTCCAATCTTTTCCGGGAAGCCATTTCGACCTACATTCACATCACAAGCACCGGTATTCCACCGGACAATTTCGCTTTCCCCGCAATTCTAAAGGCTGCTACGGCTCTTCACGACTTGGATTTGGGGAAGCAGATTCATTCCCACGTAGTGAAATTCGGCTACCAATCGTCTTCGGTCGCCGTGGCTAATACCCTTGTCAACGTGTACGGAAAATGCGGTGATATTGACGATGCATGTAAGGTGTTTGAGAGAATCACTGAAAGAGACCAAGTTTCTTGGAACTCGATGATTGCGGCTTTCTGTCGTTTTCAAGAGTGGGAACTTGCTTTGGAGGCGTTTCGGTCTATGCTAAGGGAAGAAAACGTGGTGCCTAGCTCTTTTACTCTGGTGAGCGTGGCACATGCTTGTTCGAATTTGGACAAGCATCGTGGTTTGTGGCTTGGTAAGCAAGTTCATGGATATAGTCTTAGGAATGGAGATAGGAAgacttttacaatcaatgctttGATTGCTATGTATGCTAAGCTTAGACGAGTTGATGATTCCATAGCTTTATTTCAGTTATTTGAGGACCGTGATTTGGTTTCGTGGAACACCATGATAAGTTCATTATCACAAAATGACCGGTTTGTAGAAGCCTTAGTGTTCTTGCACAAGATGGTTCTTGCAGGATTTAAACTAGATGGTGTCACCATTGCAAGTGTTCTTCCTGCCTGCTCTCATCTTGAGATGCTAGACTTGGGGAAGGAAATTCATGCTTATGCAATGCGCAATGATAATTTGGTAAGAAATTCTTATGTGGGAAGTGCTTTAGTTGACATGTACTGCAATTGTAGATTAGTAGAGAGTGGTCGACGAGTTTTCGATTCTATCTTGGAGCGAAGGATTGCTCTCTGGAATGCTATGATTACTGGTTATGCACAAAATGAGCATGATGAGGAGGCATTGAGCTTGTTTCTTGAAATGTATGCTGTTTCTGGGATTTCTCCCAATGCTACCACTATGTCAAGTATTGTTCCTGCTTGTGTTCGCTGTGAAGATTTCTCTGATAAAGAAAGTATCCATGGCTATGTAGTAAAAATGGGTTTTGCAAGTGACCGTTATGTGCAAAACGCGTTAATGGACATGTACTCCAGGATGGGGAAGATagaaatatctaagaaaatattTGAAAGCATGAAAGAAAGAGATATAGTATCTTGGAACACTATGATTACTGGTTATGTTATTTGTGGATATCATGATGAAGCACTTAATTTGCTACATGAGATGCAACTAGGCTCTGGTGAACTGAAAGATGAGAAAGGCATTCGTCTCAAACCGAATTCAGTAACGCTCATGACAATCCTTCCTGGTTGTGCTGCATTGTCAGCACTTGCTAAGGGTAAAGAAATTCATGCTTATGCTATTAGACATTTGTTGGCATCTGATGTGGCAGTTGGTAGTGCACTAGTTGATATGTATGCAAAATGTGGTTCCTTGAATGTAGCTAGTGCTGTATTTAATGAAATGCCCATTCGAAATGTGATCACATGGAATGTACTCATTATGGCCTACGGAATGCATGGGAGAGCTAAAGAAGCCTTGGAACTATTTGACAACATGATGGTTGAAAGAGTCAATAATAAAGAAGTGAGGCCTAGTGAAGTTACATTTATAGCAGTTTTTGCAGCATGTAGTCACTCTGGGATGGTTTCTGAAGGATTGAAATTGTTCCATAGAATGAAAGAGGACTATGGGGTCGAGCCTATACCAGATCATTATGCGTGTGTTGTAGATTTGCTTGGCCGAGCTGGTAAGGTGGAGGAGGCATTTCAACTCATCAACACAATGCCTTCTAACTTTGACAAAGCAGGTGCTTGGAGTAGCCTTCTTGGTGCTTGTCGAATTCATCAGAATGTAGAGATTGGGGAGATTGCAGCTGAGAATCTCTTGCAGTTGGAGCCCAATGTAGCTAGTCACTATGTTCTTCTCTCTAACATCTACGCATCTGCTGGGCTTTGGGACAAGGCAATGAATATTCGGAGAATGATGAAGGAAATGGGGGTGAAAAAAGAACCTGGCTGTAGCTGGATCGAATTCGGTGACAAAGTGCATAAGTTTTTGGCTGGAGATGGATCCCATCCACAAAGTGAGCAACTCCATGAATTTCTTGAGACCCTTTCTGTTAGGATGAAAAAGGAAGGATATGTGCCTGATACTTCTTGTGTGCTTCATGATGTTGAAGAAGAAGCAAAAGAAACTTTGCTTTGTGGGCACAGTGAGAAACTAGCGATAGCTTTCGGGATTCTGAATACTCCTCCTGGAACTACCATTAGAGTTACCAAGAACCTTAGAGTTTGTAATGACTGCCATGCTGCAAGTAAGGTCATCTCTAAGATAGTTAACAGGGAAATCATTTTAAGGGATGTAAGGAGATTCCATCATTTCAAGAATGGAACTTGTTCTTGTGGGGATTATTggtaa